The Apodemus sylvaticus chromosome 5, mApoSyl1.1, whole genome shotgun sequence genome has a segment encoding these proteins:
- the LOC127684271 gene encoding olfactory receptor 8K5-like, producing MRHGNSTVPAEFILTRITLRPELQLLLLGVFLVIYGVAMIGNMSMIILTKLDSRLHTPMYYFIRHLAFIDLGNCTVIYPKMMVSFVMSQNVISYYACAVQMAFYIAFIISELFILSAMAYDRYVAICNPLLYSVIMSQRRCHVLVGIPYLYSVFQAVMITSKIFTLTFCGSNVISHFYCDNVPMLLLLCSNARDIELLIILFSALNLISSLSVVLVSYLLILLAIYRMHSAEGRKKAFSTCGSHLTVVVVFYGTLLFMYLQPKSTHSFETDKIASVFYTLVIPMLNPLIYSFRNKEVKNAVLRVFKYRCKLCT from the coding sequence ATGAGGCACGGGAACTCAACAGTGCCAGCTGAATTCATTCTGACAAGAATCACACTCAGGCCCGAACTGCAGCTTCTGCTTTTGGGAGTCTTCTTAGTCATCTATGGAGTTGCCATGATAGGCAACATGAGCATGATCATTTTGACCAAGTTGGACTCTCGTCTTCACACACCTATGTATTATTTTATCAGACATCTGGCTTTCATCGATCTTGGCAATTGCACTGTCATTTACCCCAAGATGATGGTGAGTTTTGTGATGAGCCAAAACGTGATCTCTTACTATGCTTGTGCTGTGCAGATGGCATTCTACATTGCTTTCATCATCAGTGAACTCTTTATCTTATCTgcaatggcctatgatcgctatgtggccatctgcaatcCTCTGCTCTACAGTGTGATCATGTCTCAGAGACGCTGTCATGTTCTGGTGGGCATTCCCTATCTCTATAGTGTCTTCCAAGCAGTGATGATAACCAGTAAGATTTTTACATTGACTTTCTGTGGCTCCAATGTCATTAGCCATTTCTACTGTGACAATGTCCCTATGTTACTTTTACTGTGTTCAAATGCAAGGGATATAGAATTGTTGATCATATTATTTTCAGCACTAAATTTAATATCCTCTCTCTCTGTAGTCTTAGTATCATATCTTCTTATTCTATTGGCCATATATAGAATGCATTctgcagaaggaaggaaaaaggcctTCTCAACTTGTGGTTCCCATCTGACAGTTGTGGTAGTATTTTATGGGACTCTACTCTTCATGTACTTACAGCCCAAATCCACCCACTCATTTGAAACTGATAAAATAGCCTCGGTGTTTTATACTTTAGTGATTCCCATGCTTAATCCCTTGATCTACAGCTTTAGaaacaaagaagtgaaaaatGCTGTTCTAAGAGTCTTTAAGTATCGATGTAAACTTTGTACTTAA
- the LOC127684272 gene encoding olfactory receptor 8K5-like: MGQSNATMPTEFVLMGVTQTSELKLPLFAVFLAIYAVTVVGNLGMIILTKLDSRLHTPMYFFIRHLAFIDLGNSTAICPKMLVNFVVDQNTITYYACATQMACFIMFIVSELSILSSMAYDRYVAICNPLLYSAIMSQRRCQVLVGIPYLYSTFQALLFPIKYFTLRFCGANVISHFYCDVVPLLPLICSHVEETELLTILFSAFNLISSLFVVLLSYMLILLTICRMHSAEGRKKAFSTCGSHLTVVVVFYGSLLFMYVQPKSAHSFEYDKMASVFYTLVIPMLNPLIYSLRNKEVKNAFHRVFKNL; this comes from the coding sequence ATGGGGCAATCAAATGCAACAATGCCAACTGAGTTTGTACTGATGGGAGTCACACAGACTTCTGAGCTGAAACTCCCTCTGTTTGCAGTCTTCCTTGCTATCTATGCAGTCACCGTGGTGGGAAACCTGGGCATGATCATTTTGACCAAGCTGGACTCTCGCCTGCACACCCCTATGTACTTTTTTATCAGACACCTTGCTTTCATTGATCTTGGAAATTCCACTGCCATCTGCCCCAAAATGCTGGTGAATTTTGTTGTGGATCAAAACACCATCACCTACTATGCCTGTGCCACCCAGATggcatgcttcattatgttcattgTCAGTGAACTTTCAATCTTGTCctccatggcctatgaccgctatgtggccatctgcaaccCTCTGCTCTACAGTGCAATAATGTCTCAGAGGCGCTgtcaagtgcttgttggcattcCATACCTCTACAGTACATTCCAGGCTCTGCTGTTCCCTATTAAGTATTTCACATTAAGGTTTTGTGGTGCTAATGTCATAAGCCATTTCTATTGTGATGTTGTCCCCTTACTACCTTTGATCTGTTCACATGTAGAAGAGACAGAGTTGTTGACTATATTGTTTTCAGCTTTTAATTTAATctcttctctttttgttgttcttttgtcttACATGCTGATTTTGTTAACCATATGTAGAATGCATTCTGCAGAAGGTAGGAAAAAAGCTTTCTCTACTTGTGGCTCCCATCTGACAGTGGTGGTTGTGTTCTATGGTTCTCTACTCTTCATGTATGTTCAGCCTAAATCTGCTCACTCATTTGAATACGACAAAATGGCATCTGTGTTTTATACTTTAGTAATCCCCATGCTCAACCCCTTGATTTATAGTTTAAGGAACAAAGAGGTAAAAAATGCTTTTCATAGAGTATTTAAAAATCTATGA